In the Ruminococcus sp. OA3 genome, one interval contains:
- a CDS encoding tetratricopeptide repeat protein, translating into MKKKIITVIFCSITCSLVLFMTACGENKSVEQTSFDKTNTANTQLIDKIPVPEIPSSIKIEFKTDITDNPSAEEQTKFDFAHDLWYKGDTEEALKEFEGFLETYSESDLADDAQYYIGVCFDNLEDYENSLESYSKVIINYPNSSSVASAYYSIAWVYGYALDDPEKAIPYYVACIDKASLSQIDTVNKAITNLEETTSIQFEYPNSYDAPTQLPNDLSGLQPNTNESVDKILEIARLNSKTALDYDLEIAYNYIKNNYPNYYTDNLKMELTMYYGTLLDCSFPETFDLSKLGFKALECVKYVYRGYDAIDSPDTQVHLQRLEKLILSSKGYF; encoded by the coding sequence ATGAAAAAGAAAATTATTACTGTAATTTTTTGTTCGATTACTTGTTCGCTTGTCTTATTTATGACTGCCTGCGGAGAAAACAAGTCCGTTGAACAAACATCATTTGATAAAACGAATACTGCAAACACACAATTAATTGATAAAATTCCCGTTCCTGAAATACCAAGTAGTATAAAGATAGAGTTCAAAACTGATATTACAGATAACCCATCAGCAGAAGAACAAACAAAATTCGATTTTGCTCATGATCTTTGGTATAAAGGTGATACAGAAGAAGCTTTAAAAGAATTTGAGGGATTTTTGGAAACATATTCAGAAAGTGATTTAGCAGATGATGCCCAGTATTACATTGGAGTATGCTTCGATAATTTAGAAGATTATGAAAATTCACTTGAGTCATACTCTAAAGTTATTATAAATTATCCCAACAGTTCATCTGTAGCTTCGGCGTATTATAGTATTGCGTGGGTGTATGGATACGCGCTCGATGATCCAGAAAAAGCAATACCTTACTATGTTGCTTGCATAGATAAAGCAAGCTTAAGTCAAATTGATACAGTGAATAAAGCAATTACAAACTTAGAAGAAACTACAAGTATACAATTTGAATACCCCAACTCGTATGACGCACCAACGCAATTACCAAATGATCTTTCGGGATTACAGCCCAATACGAATGAATCTGTTGATAAAATATTGGAAATTGCTCGTTTAAATTCAAAAACTGCATTAGATTATGATTTGGAAATAGCCTACAATTACATAAAAAATAATTATCCAAATTACTACACTGATAATTTAAAGATGGAGCTAACAATGTACTATGGTACTTTACTTGACTGTTCATTTCCTGAAACATTTGATCTTTCAAAACTAGGTTTCAAAGCCTTGGAATGTGTTAAATATGTGTACCGTGGATATGATGCAATAGACTCACCCGACACTCAGGTTCATTTGCAAAGATTAGAAAAATTAATACTTTCTAGTAAAGGATATTTTTGA